From the Leptolyngbya sp. O-77 genome, one window contains:
- a CDS encoding SDR family NAD(P)-dependent oxidoreductase, giving the protein MKLDGKVALVTGSTTGIGQAIALRLAADGARIVIDHRADPEGAAETLAKVEAAGGKCFQYGCNGAGKIVQADVSEVEQVRRMVAESVAHFGRLDILVNNAGIQKKASFWEVTEEDYDQVMDVNLKGAFFSAQAFVHHCMNAQHPGKIINISSVHEELSFPDFASYCASKGGMKMMTRTLATELAPLGITINNVAPGAIATDKNTSLQDDSDESKEFLKKIPLQRMGNPEEVASLVSFLCSAEADYITGSTFLVDGGLMWTYQEP; this is encoded by the coding sequence ATGAAATTGGACGGAAAGGTTGCGCTGGTGACGGGCAGCACCACAGGCATTGGACAGGCGATCGCCCTGCGTCTGGCGGCCGACGGGGCCAGAATCGTCATCGACCACCGCGCTGATCCCGAAGGCGCAGCCGAAACCCTGGCCAAAGTAGAGGCGGCGGGCGGCAAGTGCTTTCAATATGGCTGCAATGGGGCAGGGAAGATCGTGCAGGCGGACGTGAGCGAAGTGGAGCAAGTGCGCCGCATGGTCGCGGAGTCGGTTGCCCATTTTGGTCGCCTGGATATTTTGGTCAACAACGCAGGCATTCAGAAGAAAGCGTCCTTTTGGGAAGTCACCGAAGAAGATTATGACCAGGTGATGGACGTGAACCTGAAAGGCGCATTCTTTTCGGCACAGGCCTTTGTGCATCACTGCATGAATGCCCAGCATCCCGGCAAGATTATCAACATTAGCTCGGTGCATGAGGAGCTGTCATTTCCCGATTTTGCGTCCTATTGCGCCAGCAAGGGCGGCATGAAGATGATGACCCGCACGCTAGCAACGGAACTCGCGCCGCTGGGGATTACGATTAACAATGTCGCACCAGGGGCGATCGCCACCGACAAAAACACCAGTCTGCAAGACGACTCAGACGAATCCAAAGAATTTCTCAAAAAAATCCCCCTCCAGCGCATGGGCAATCCGGAGGAGGTGGCATCTTTGGTATCGTTCTTATGTTCCGCCGAAGCCGACTACATCACAGGATCAACCTTCCTGGTAGACGGCGGACTGATGTGGACATATCAGGAGCCGTAA
- a CDS encoding ABC transporter substrate-binding protein, producing MLHRIITAVLIGLLGFTSLWGPAQPAQAAGCTLTAIVWEGYTDSSFADTFEKETGCTIKATYAGSSDEMFAKFRAGGGKNYDLVSASGDITERLYKAGLVRPIDTSKLQNYSAVFESFQDGKWNTFGGKPYGVTFAWGPNVLVYNTKQVKPAPKSWDILFDDRYSGKIALPDNPMTIADVALWLGKANPYNLTDEDLAEVKAKLLELRPHIRKFWTTAGELANLFQSGEIVMAHAWPLTYTQLSNEGYPIGSVSPQGKLTGWTDSWMISKNSKNPEAAYQWIDFILSGDGQKGVIDVTGYSGATTLGAEAVGEEKAHELFMDDLSLHSQINMWQSVKNYDQWVQLWNEIRS from the coding sequence ATGCTGCATCGCATCATCACCGCAGTTTTAATTGGGCTTCTGGGCTTTACGTCGCTGTGGGGCCCTGCCCAACCTGCCCAAGCCGCAGGCTGCACCCTCACGGCAATCGTCTGGGAAGGCTACACCGACTCGTCTTTTGCCGATACTTTTGAAAAAGAAACCGGCTGCACGATCAAAGCCACCTACGCTGGGTCGAGCGACGAAATGTTCGCCAAGTTCCGCGCAGGCGGCGGCAAAAATTATGATCTGGTCTCCGCATCGGGCGACATCACCGAGCGGCTCTACAAAGCAGGCCTGGTGCGCCCCATCGACACCAGCAAGCTGCAAAATTACAGCGCTGTATTCGAGTCATTTCAGGACGGCAAGTGGAACACCTTCGGCGGCAAGCCCTACGGCGTAACCTTTGCCTGGGGACCCAACGTGCTGGTTTATAACACCAAACAAGTAAAACCCGCGCCGAAGTCCTGGGATATCTTATTTGACGATAGATATTCTGGCAAAATCGCCCTGCCCGATAACCCTATGACCATTGCTGACGTGGCGCTGTGGCTGGGCAAAGCCAATCCCTACAACCTTACCGACGAAGATCTCGCCGAAGTGAAAGCCAAGCTATTGGAACTGCGCCCCCACATTCGCAAATTCTGGACGACAGCAGGCGAACTGGCCAACCTGTTTCAGTCGGGCGAAATTGTGATGGCTCACGCCTGGCCGCTGACCTATACCCAACTCAGCAACGAGGGTTATCCTATTGGCTCCGTCAGTCCCCAGGGCAAGCTGACGGGCTGGACAGATTCCTGGATGATTTCCAAGAATTCCAAAAACCCGGAAGCGGCCTATCAGTGGATTGACTTTATCCTCAGTGGCGACGGGCAAAAGGGCGTGATAGACGTGACGGGCTACTCTGGCGCAACGACGCTGGGCGCGGAAGCGGTGGGTGAGGAAAAAGCACACGAGCTATTCATGGATGACCTGTCGCTGCATTCGCAAATCAATATGTGGCAGAGCGTGAAGAACTACGACCAGTGGGTGCAGCTCTGGAATGAAATCCGCAGCTAG
- a CDS encoding DUF1802 family protein yields the protein MVAALKEWAIAIEALLSGDTILLLRKGGIRETGGRFSVAQSRVLLYPTYEHQQPHLLKPPYADRVQPVPSGWHPNTVTLCAWADITHIFQITTAETVEALLPFHIWTNALATERLKWKPQQPLYVLLLRVHQFPESFTLPYQEAYGGCKSWIDVELPVGRAANPFIDAPVLTQEQYAHRVMEVERVVLGQ from the coding sequence TTGGTTGCAGCGCTCAAGGAATGGGCGATCGCCATCGAAGCCCTGCTCAGCGGCGACACCATTCTGCTGTTGCGAAAAGGCGGCATCCGGGAAACGGGCGGACGATTCAGCGTGGCCCAGTCTCGCGTGCTGCTCTATCCCACCTATGAACATCAGCAGCCACACCTGCTCAAGCCACCCTACGCCGACCGAGTGCAGCCTGTCCCCTCCGGCTGGCATCCCAACACCGTAACCCTCTGCGCCTGGGCCGATATCACCCACATCTTTCAAATCACCACCGCAGAAACCGTTGAGGCGCTGCTGCCGTTTCATATTTGGACAAACGCCCTAGCTACAGAACGGCTGAAATGGAAGCCTCAGCAGCCGCTCTACGTCCTGCTGCTGCGCGTGCATCAGTTCCCAGAATCTTTCACGTTGCCTTATCAAGAGGCCTACGGCGGCTGCAAATCCTGGATTGATGTGGAGCTTCCCGTTGGACGGGCCGCAAATCCCTTTATAGATGCGCCGGTGCTGACTCAGGAGCAGTATGCCCATCGGGTAATGGAGGTTGAGCGGGTGGTTTTGGGACAGTAG